In the genome of Firmicutes bacterium HGW-Firmicutes-1, one region contains:
- a CDS encoding transcriptional repressor, giving the protein MEILNNNISTYLLKNKIKPSYQRIKIMQYLVERKNHPTVEKIHSDLVNEIPTLSKTTVYNTLTILMNANIAKSLTIHGNELRYDADIQSHGHFMCSQCETIYDFNIDFDNLCIDGLNNFQIDEKSLFYKGICEQCLKNKN; this is encoded by the coding sequence ATGGAAATATTAAATAATAATATTAGTACCTATCTATTGAAGAACAAGATCAAGCCTTCTTACCAAAGGATTAAAATTATGCAATATTTAGTTGAACGTAAAAATCATCCTACAGTTGAAAAAATACATAGTGATTTAGTGAATGAAATTCCAACTCTTTCTAAGACAACAGTGTACAATACTTTGACTATTTTAATGAATGCAAATATTGCAAAAAGCTTAACTATTCATGGTAATGAGTTAAGATATGATGCAGATATTCAAAGTCATGGTCATTTTATGTGTAGCCAATGTGAGACTATATATGATTTTAATATAGACTTTGATAATTTATGCATAGATGGTTTAAATAATTTCCAAATAGATGAAAAAAGCCTTTTTTATAAAGGCATTTGCGAACAATGTTTAAAAAATAAAAATTAA